The Deinococcus roseus genome window below encodes:
- a CDS encoding SDR family oxidoreductase, which translates to MHPLFDLTGKQALVTGASKGIGFASAKLLSELGASVILVARNENTLEKARASLPGSRTIVADLGSKAGVDHVLHEAGPVDILISNAGGPKPGTPSQVTEEAWMAGVELTLMGTIRLAQGVLPHMQQQQWGRIIAITSLSVIRPVPNITVSNTLRAGVENYLRTLALEVAAHGITANAVAPGYTLTERLEQLHPNPEDLERIAARIPAKRVGLAEEVASAVAYLASPGAAYVTGQSLLVDGGVCI; encoded by the coding sequence ATGCATCCTCTTTTTGATTTGACTGGAAAACAGGCCCTGGTGACTGGAGCCAGCAAGGGCATCGGATTCGCCTCTGCAAAATTGCTCTCTGAACTCGGGGCCAGCGTGATTCTGGTGGCCCGCAATGAAAATACCCTGGAAAAAGCCCGTGCCAGCCTGCCTGGAAGCCGCACCATTGTGGCCGATCTGGGCTCAAAAGCTGGAGTGGACCATGTGCTTCACGAAGCAGGACCTGTGGACATTCTGATCAGCAACGCGGGCGGTCCAAAACCCGGAACCCCCAGTCAGGTCACCGAGGAAGCCTGGATGGCTGGGGTGGAACTCACCCTGATGGGCACCATCCGACTGGCCCAGGGGGTTTTGCCCCACATGCAGCAGCAACAATGGGGCCGCATCATCGCCATCACAAGCCTGAGTGTCATCCGCCCTGTGCCCAACATCACGGTCAGCAACACCCTGAGGGCAGGCGTGGAGAACTACCTGAGAACCCTGGCCCTGGAAGTTGCCGCGCATGGGATCACGGCCAATGCGGTGGCTCCGGGGTACACCCTGACAGAGCGTCTGGAACAGTTGCATCCCAACCCTGAAGACCTGGAGCGCATTGCTGCCCGCATCCCTGCAAAACGGGTGGGCCTGGCAGAAGAAGTGGCGTCTGCTGTGGCTTACCTGGCCTCTCCTGGAGCGGCTTACGTCACAGGTCAGAGCCTTCTGGTGGATGGTGGGGTGTGCATTTGA
- the aroE gene encoding shikimate dehydrogenase, with product MKRAFLFAHPAGHSLSPRMHNAAFQHIGMKGVYQAVDIEPSCLGKSLLRLKEPDVLGANLSLPHKEAVVPFLDEIEPVARRIGAVNTIIRKDSKLLGTNTDADGFYQSLMEGGYQPQGIALILGAGGAARAAVHALSQAGLTLWIQNRTPERAQQLLDSMQVEGRVFATQQEVPFSEVGLLVNTSSAGLSNLQETPLTVPFPELQSGATVYDMVYKPLYTRLLLEANEQGYNTVTGIGMLVHQARLAFERWTGQSVPASVMFDAVKDTLQ from the coding sequence ATGAAACGTGCCTTTCTGTTTGCCCATCCAGCAGGCCATTCCCTCTCCCCGAGGATGCACAATGCCGCTTTTCAGCACATTGGCATGAAAGGGGTGTATCAGGCTGTGGACATTGAACCCTCCTGCCTTGGAAAATCCCTTTTGCGCCTGAAGGAACCAGACGTGCTGGGAGCCAACCTCAGTTTGCCCCACAAAGAAGCGGTGGTTCCTTTCCTGGATGAAATTGAACCTGTGGCCCGGCGCATTGGGGCCGTGAACACCATCATCCGCAAGGACAGCAAACTCCTGGGCACCAACACCGATGCAGACGGTTTTTACCAGAGCCTGATGGAAGGTGGATACCAGCCCCAGGGGATTGCCCTGATTCTGGGTGCAGGAGGTGCAGCCAGGGCCGCAGTGCATGCCCTCAGTCAGGCAGGGCTCACCCTGTGGATCCAGAACCGCACCCCTGAGCGTGCCCAGCAGTTGCTGGACAGCATGCAGGTGGAAGGTCGGGTGTTTGCCACCCAGCAGGAGGTTCCTTTCTCTGAAGTGGGGTTGCTGGTCAACACCTCCTCTGCAGGGCTCAGCAACCTGCAGGAAACCCCTTTGACGGTGCCTTTCCCAGAGCTGCAGTCTGGCGCAACTGTGTATGACATGGTGTACAAACCCCTCTACACCCGTTTGCTGCTGGAAGCAAACGAGCAGGGGTACAACACCGTGACGGGCATTGGAATGCTGGTTCATCAGGCAAGACTGGCCTTTGAACGCTGGACCGGACAGTCGGTTCCGGCCTCCGTGATGTTCGATGCGGTCAAAGACACCCTGCAGTAA
- a CDS encoding transglycosylase domain-containing protein, with translation MSPAKKNVRRKKIKPSPKKRLSKLQIGLLATGLVLLFPLFFVIKWTTELPNYRELERIKLASNIKVMDRNLRYLGTLPVTLPTGVRIDRDIVELQNISPYLPMAIVTSEDRRFFQHYGVDFIGLARGLMKIVMGDRLEGGSTITNQVIKNTLLTELSTGRTLERKFKEWILSVQVERYFSKDEILTDYLNVIYLGSGGYTDLIGVDMAARGYLGKSAKNLSLAESVYIATLIPSARRYFDYPAYRPLMKNLLSRMVEDGRITQQQANAAWKEQIHPAGWQVRYDRDGNLSEAELVNAKAKNLRPNRNTYASHFMQQLENQLKDVLPSNAFTADGGLKVVTTLDQQAQNAIEQSSRNARVPDGATLGAAIVDPYTGDVRAMVGQKLDVFSREWNNAAQSRRQVGSSIKPLLYATAIENGYQQYHTELDAPVNYACAGCPGGNYSPKNFSQTSTGRETTLRSALDQSLNLPTVRLADRIGIDTFKNKLQDLGFEVQGNEGLSLSIGTLESNPLKMALVYASFVNGGQLFTPNYVLKVENSQGQVLYDAENHRSKGKKVWTAQTAFVMWDMLRGVVYDRTGGLARSAQISGRLVGGKTGTTNDVKDLWFVGVTPELAGAVWVGKEEGGAMPVNSYSGVIAAPIWHDMMAGALSGKPYKNIARPAGVTYELHAGYRMAVVHDTPPPAEETAQTPQTQPETQPQTQPETTTEPQTTEETTDPATQDDGTMLVIIDSTTGYLADPSTVLENRLERRIRKEDLDKFVKPEETPEVQPETPEVQPETNPETQPGATVEEVPIDPSTPPSAETIPEETPAEDPGLQNPDQNNLDQPQGQTAPDDLTGTLNQ, from the coding sequence ATGTCGCCTGCCAAAAAGAATGTACGCCGCAAAAAAATCAAACCCTCACCCAAAAAACGCCTCAGCAAACTGCAGATTGGACTGCTGGCAACAGGTCTGGTGCTGCTGTTTCCGCTGTTCTTCGTGATCAAATGGACCACGGAACTCCCCAATTACCGTGAGCTGGAACGCATCAAACTGGCCAGCAACATCAAGGTGATGGACCGCAATTTGCGTTACCTGGGCACTTTGCCCGTCACACTGCCCACCGGGGTGCGCATTGACCGGGACATCGTGGAGTTGCAGAACATCAGCCCCTACCTGCCCATGGCCATTGTCACCAGTGAGGACCGGCGTTTCTTCCAGCATTACGGTGTGGATTTCATCGGTCTGGCCCGTGGCCTGATGAAAATCGTGATGGGGGACCGTCTGGAGGGGGGCAGCACCATCACCAACCAGGTGATCAAGAACACCCTGCTCACCGAACTGAGCACCGGGCGCACCCTGGAGCGCAAATTCAAAGAATGGATCCTGAGCGTGCAGGTGGAAAGGTATTTCTCCAAAGATGAAATCCTCACCGATTACCTCAATGTGATTTACCTGGGCAGCGGCGGATACACAGACCTGATTGGTGTGGACATGGCCGCACGGGGCTACCTGGGCAAATCTGCCAAGAACCTCTCGCTGGCGGAGAGCGTTTACATTGCCACCCTGATTCCTTCTGCCAGACGCTATTTTGATTACCCGGCCTACCGCCCACTGATGAAAAACCTGCTCTCCCGCATGGTGGAAGATGGGCGCATCACCCAGCAGCAGGCCAATGCCGCCTGGAAGGAACAGATCCATCCGGCAGGATGGCAGGTGCGTTATGACCGGGATGGAAACCTGTCGGAAGCAGAACTGGTCAATGCCAAAGCCAAAAACCTGCGGCCCAACCGCAACACTTACGCATCGCACTTCATGCAGCAACTGGAAAACCAGTTGAAAGACGTGCTGCCCAGCAATGCCTTCACTGCAGATGGGGGCCTGAAAGTGGTCACCACCCTGGACCAGCAGGCCCAGAATGCCATTGAGCAATCCTCCAGAAATGCACGTGTGCCAGATGGGGCGACCCTGGGCGCAGCCATTGTGGATCCTTACACCGGAGATGTGCGGGCCATGGTGGGCCAGAAGCTGGATGTGTTCAGCAGGGAATGGAACAACGCAGCCCAGTCCAGACGGCAGGTGGGCTCCAGCATCAAACCGCTGCTGTATGCCACGGCCATTGAAAACGGCTACCAGCAATACCACACTGAACTGGACGCCCCTGTGAACTACGCCTGTGCTGGGTGCCCTGGAGGCAATTACAGTCCCAAAAACTTCAGCCAGACCTCCACAGGCAGGGAAACCACTTTGCGTTCTGCCCTGGACCAGTCTCTGAACCTGCCCACCGTGCGCCTCGCAGACCGCATCGGGATTGACACCTTCAAGAACAAGCTGCAAGACCTGGGCTTTGAAGTGCAGGGCAATGAGGGCCTCAGCCTGTCCATCGGAACGCTGGAGTCCAACCCCCTGAAAATGGCCCTGGTTTACGCCAGCTTTGTGAACGGAGGGCAACTCTTCACCCCCAATTACGTTCTGAAAGTGGAAAACAGCCAGGGACAGGTGCTCTACGACGCAGAAAACCACCGTTCCAAAGGCAAGAAAGTCTGGACCGCCCAGACGGCTTTCGTGATGTGGGACATGCTGCGCGGGGTGGTGTATGACCGCACCGGAGGACTGGCCCGCAGCGCCCAGATCTCTGGTCGTCTGGTGGGGGGCAAGACCGGCACCACCAACGATGTCAAAGACCTGTGGTTCGTGGGGGTCACGCCTGAACTGGCCGGAGCCGTGTGGGTGGGCAAAGAAGAGGGTGGAGCCATGCCCGTCAATTCCTACAGCGGTGTTATTGCTGCTCCCATCTGGCATGACATGATGGCAGGTGCCCTGAGCGGCAAACCCTACAAGAACATTGCCCGTCCTGCTGGCGTGACCTATGAACTGCATGCCGGGTACCGCATGGCTGTGGTGCATGACACCCCACCTCCAGCAGAAGAGACAGCACAAACGCCCCAGACCCAGCCCGAAACCCAACCTCAAACCCAGCCCGAAACCACCACTGAGCCCCAGACCACCGAAGAAACCACCGATCCTGCCACCCAGGACGATGGAACCATGCTGGTGATCATCGACAGCACCACCGGATACCTTGCAGATCCTTCCACAGTTCTTGAAAACCGTCTGGAACGCCGGATCCGCAAGGAGGACCTGGACAAATTTGTCAAACCAGAAGAAACCCCGGAAGTCCAGCCAGAAACCCCGGAAGTCCAGCCAGAAACCAACCCGGAAACCCAGCCGGGTGCCACTGTGGAAGAGGTGCCCATTGATCCCTCCACACCTCCCTCAGCAGAAACCATTCCAGAGGAAACCCCTGCTGAAGATCCTGGCCTGCAAAATCCAGACCAGAACAACCTGGACCAGCCTCAGGGTCAGACAGCCCCAGATGACCTGACCGGCACCCTCAATCAGTGA
- the pdxH gene encoding pyridoxamine 5'-phosphate oxidase codes for MNDPMNDSIRDLRKEYTAASLNQVDPDPVRQFERWLQEALDSKILEPHGMVLSTANGQGRPSSRVVLLRGFDASGFVFYTNYLSRKGQELAANPQACLNFWWTELERQVRIEGHIEKVSPEESDAYFASRPAESQLSAASSSQSQVIESKEVLYDRVDALKAQHPEGIPRPEHWGGYRLVPDYFEFWQGGPARLHDRFVFTRTEHGWQIDRLAP; via the coding sequence ATGAACGATCCCATGAACGATTCCATTCGTGACCTGCGCAAAGAATACACCGCAGCCAGCCTGAATCAGGTGGACCCGGATCCTGTTCGCCAGTTTGAAAGGTGGCTGCAAGAAGCCCTGGACAGCAAGATCCTGGAACCGCATGGCATGGTGCTCAGCACAGCGAATGGGCAGGGGAGACCCTCCAGTCGGGTGGTGCTGTTGCGGGGTTTTGATGCTTCCGGGTTTGTGTTCTACACCAATTACCTGAGCCGCAAAGGGCAGGAACTGGCAGCAAACCCGCAGGCCTGCCTCAACTTCTGGTGGACCGAACTGGAACGCCAGGTGCGCATTGAGGGACACATCGAGAAAGTCAGCCCGGAGGAATCCGATGCCTATTTTGCTTCCCGTCCAGCAGAAAGCCAGCTTTCTGCAGCCAGCAGCTCGCAATCCCAGGTGATTGAAAGCAAAGAGGTGCTGTATGACCGGGTGGATGCCCTGAAAGCCCAGCACCCGGAGGGCATCCCCCGTCCAGAGCACTGGGGGGGATACCGTCTGGTGCCGGATTATTTTGAGTTCTGGCAGGGGGGACCGGCCCGTTTGCATGACCGTTTTGTCTTCACCCGCACAGAACACGGCTGGCAGATTGACCGATTGGCACCCTGA
- a CDS encoding ribokinase yields the protein MILVAGSANLDFVVRASRIPSPGETVLGENFETFAGGKGANQAVACARAGGKVAFLGALGRDLYGDMLLHSLQADGVNTRYLKRVTEPTGAAFITVSPEGENAITVASGANNTLKPEHLPDLKGFKALIMPLETPMPTVLAYYQKAKAAGLRTVLNAAPATRLPEDLFPQLDVMVTNQHEIFINATDHDNYADAAQDILGKGVGMVIITLGSEGCLLVTQEKTVRVPAIPIEAVDTTGAGDTFVGAFLAEWMRGSTVEVAARFAVVASGLACTKVGAQASMPTREDILEELQSQTL from the coding sequence ATGATTCTGGTCGCTGGTTCTGCAAACCTGGATTTCGTCGTGCGTGCAAGCCGCATCCCTTCCCCTGGTGAAACCGTGCTCGGAGAAAACTTCGAGACCTTCGCTGGAGGAAAGGGAGCCAATCAGGCTGTGGCCTGTGCCAGAGCCGGAGGCAAGGTGGCCTTTCTGGGTGCCCTGGGAAGGGATCTGTACGGAGACATGCTCCTGCATTCCCTGCAGGCCGATGGGGTCAACACCCGTTACCTCAAACGGGTCACGGAGCCCACTGGGGCTGCTTTCATCACGGTGTCTCCAGAAGGGGAGAATGCCATCACGGTGGCATCTGGAGCCAACAACACCCTGAAGCCCGAACACCTGCCAGACCTCAAAGGTTTCAAGGCGCTGATCATGCCCCTGGAAACCCCCATGCCCACGGTGCTGGCCTACTACCAGAAAGCCAAAGCTGCAGGCCTCAGGACGGTGCTCAACGCGGCTCCAGCCACCCGCCTTCCAGAAGACCTCTTTCCGCAGCTGGATGTGATGGTCACCAACCAGCACGAAATCTTCATCAATGCAACAGACCACGACAATTATGCCGATGCTGCCCAGGACATCCTGGGGAAAGGTGTGGGCATGGTGATCATCACCCTGGGATCAGAAGGCTGTCTGCTGGTCACACAGGAGAAAACCGTGCGGGTTCCTGCCATCCCCATCGAAGCTGTGGACACCACCGGAGCAGGAGACACCTTTGTGGGGGCTTTCCTGGCCGAATGGATGCGCGGCAGCACCGTGGAAGTGGCTGCCCGTTTTGCTGTGGTGGCTTCTGGTCTGGCCTGCACCAAGGTGGGTGCACAGGCCAGCATGCCCACCCGGGAAGACATCCTGGAAGAACTGCAGAGCCAGACCCTTTGA
- a CDS encoding alpha/beta hydrolase — MMWTDLFSPSRASKTAEKGVVLLHGRSKSARSILPLAHELGLQEHLLVTPEATTGSEGSWYPYSTLAPRSMNEPWLSESLEKVHGTVEDLLKERPAEQLILAGFAQGACLALEYALRNPRPYAAVLSLHGVLMDHQHLNPNPSTLFYFCSSENDPLIPAWKVRESHETLCLRGAKSKLRLYAGMHDAIPPEELVHIQAALGLD, encoded by the coding sequence ATGATGTGGACCGATCTGTTCTCTCCCAGCCGCGCCTCAAAAACCGCCGAAAAAGGGGTGGTGCTTTTGCATGGCCGGAGCAAGTCGGCCCGCAGCATCCTGCCTCTGGCGCATGAGCTGGGATTGCAGGAGCATTTGCTGGTCACGCCAGAAGCCACAACAGGTTCAGAAGGCAGCTGGTATCCATACAGCACCCTGGCCCCCAGAAGCATGAATGAACCCTGGCTTTCGGAGTCTCTTGAAAAGGTACATGGAACTGTAGAAGACCTGCTGAAAGAACGTCCTGCAGAGCAATTGATTCTGGCTGGATTCGCCCAGGGGGCCTGTCTGGCCCTGGAATACGCCCTGAGAAACCCCAGGCCGTATGCGGCTGTGCTGTCTTTGCATGGGGTACTGATGGATCACCAGCACCTCAACCCAAACCCCAGCACGCTGTTTTATTTTTGCTCCAGTGAAAACGATCCCCTGATCCCCGCCTGGAAGGTCCGGGAAAGTCACGAAACCCTGTGTCTGAGAGGGGCGAAATCAAAACTGCGCCTTTATGCAGGCATGCATGATGCTATTCCTCCAGAGGAGTTGGTTCACATTCAGGCTGCTCTCGGGTTAGATTAA
- a CDS encoding asparaginase, with the protein MTRLAIIHTGGTIASKPVASGGVAPQASPLDLIQALPELGNYTLTVLQPYQLPSPHITPQHMHTLRNLVLELAGHHDGIVVTHGTDTLEETAFYLHLTLREEVSVALTGSMRHALEPSWDGPGNLWGAAVAATHPLSRGRGPLVVFGGDVFDARTVTKTHSTALDSFGGYPGPIGRVDSNGQEPELHYFNKPERMQAFDPPHANAHVEILYTYAGWKGEGVSEALERSDGLVIAAMGTGNVPAEVLPLVAHSQKPVVIATRTHAGPVLPVYGYPGGFRTLLDAGCIPASFLSAHKARILLIVLLSLGYSREKMMEAFRKVVA; encoded by the coding sequence ATGACACGCCTCGCCATCATTCACACCGGTGGAACCATTGCTTCCAAGCCTGTGGCTTCAGGAGGGGTTGCCCCCCAGGCCAGCCCACTGGATTTGATTCAGGCCCTTCCAGAACTGGGGAATTACACCCTCACTGTGCTTCAGCCTTACCAGTTGCCCAGTCCACACATCACCCCTCAACACATGCACACCTTAAGGAACCTGGTGCTGGAACTGGCAGGCCACCACGATGGCATTGTGGTCACCCACGGCACCGACACCCTGGAAGAAACCGCTTTTTACCTGCACCTGACCCTGCGGGAAGAGGTCAGTGTGGCCCTGACCGGAAGCATGCGGCACGCCCTGGAACCCTCCTGGGATGGGCCGGGGAACCTGTGGGGTGCTGCCGTGGCCGCCACCCACCCCCTGAGCCGTGGGCGTGGTCCACTGGTGGTTTTCGGCGGGGATGTCTTTGATGCCAGAACCGTGACCAAAACCCACTCCACTGCACTGGACAGCTTCGGAGGCTATCCCGGTCCGATTGGCCGCGTGGATTCCAACGGCCAGGAGCCCGAACTGCACTACTTCAACAAACCCGAACGCATGCAAGCCTTCGATCCGCCCCACGCCAATGCCCATGTGGAAATCCTTTACACCTACGCAGGCTGGAAAGGCGAGGGGGTCTCAGAGGCCCTGGAACGCAGCGATGGTCTGGTGATCGCAGCGATGGGGACAGGCAACGTTCCTGCTGAAGTGCTGCCCCTGGTGGCACATTCACAGAAACCCGTGGTGATTGCCACCCGCACCCATGCTGGCCCGGTGCTGCCCGTTTACGGCTACCCAGGAGGCTTTCGGACTTTGCTGGATGCTGGCTGCATTCCGGCCAGTTTCCTGAGTGCCCACAAAGCCCGCATTCTCCTGATCGTGCTGCTGAGCCTGGGGTATTCCCGCGAAAAGATGATGGAAGCTTTTCGCAAGGTGGTCGCTTGA
- a CDS encoding class I SAM-dependent methyltransferase, giving the protein MVFEEGFREQGEALAAKLNLPLVQDPEAFQYGLRITSPGLEIADLHKKQRPIRVDFHQLNDERSGGDLLKAVNTKTHKTVLDATGGLGRDAFTLAKAGCTVILMEKNPIIHALLEDGLLRAKDLQAVQRMTLLHADSFSAIPEHPAEVIYLDPMYPARKKDALPKLEMQVFHALLGAEQNELELLQMALQHARKRVVVKRPIHAPVIQAPSLQFKGKTTRFDVYLK; this is encoded by the coding sequence GTGGTTTTTGAGGAAGGCTTCAGGGAACAGGGAGAAGCCCTGGCTGCAAAGCTCAACCTGCCTCTGGTGCAGGATCCAGAAGCCTTTCAGTATGGCCTGAGGATCACCAGCCCAGGGCTGGAAATTGCTGATCTGCACAAGAAGCAACGCCCCATCCGGGTGGATTTTCACCAACTCAATGATGAGCGCTCAGGCGGGGACCTTTTGAAAGCCGTCAACACCAAGACGCACAAAACCGTGCTGGACGCTACCGGAGGTCTGGGAAGGGATGCTTTCACACTGGCAAAAGCAGGGTGCACCGTCATCCTGATGGAAAAAAACCCCATCATTCATGCCCTGCTGGAAGATGGACTGCTCAGAGCAAAGGACCTGCAAGCCGTGCAGCGCATGACCCTGCTGCATGCAGACAGCTTTTCTGCGATTCCCGAACACCCTGCAGAAGTGATTTACCTGGACCCCATGTATCCTGCACGCAAGAAAGACGCCCTGCCCAAGCTGGAAATGCAGGTGTTTCATGCGTTGCTGGGTGCAGAACAGAATGAACTGGAATTGCTGCAGATGGCCTTGCAACACGCCAGGAAACGGGTGGTGGTCAAACGCCCGATTCACGCTCCGGTGATTCAGGCCCCCAGCTTGCAATTCAAGGGAAAAACCACAAGGTTCGATGTGTATCTGAAATAG
- a CDS encoding PhoH family protein, whose protein sequence is MLKETVSQGTIRLKNQQEAIQLFGENDKTLKRIRAMSAAKIIARGDTITISGEAEQVQQTENFIRDLLAIIRQGGQIEDTLERANELSGQGKSLSQETTVSGDLVLPNKLRPKTANQTRYLEAINQNDIVFGIGPAGTGKTYLAVAMAVAALKARKIKRIILTRPAVEAGERLGFLPGDLQAKIDPYLRPLYDALYDMLDQDRFESYLQSGVIEVAPLAFMRGRTLNDAFIILDEAQNTTPEQMKMFLTRMGFSSKVVVTGDVTQVDLPRNVKSGLSVARKTLENIEGIQFHHFTESDVVRHPLVGKIVRAYESAEEEALALKEQRQAEREAQNASSPAPDVNDTN, encoded by the coding sequence ATGTTGAAAGAAACCGTATCACAAGGCACCATCAGGCTGAAGAACCAGCAAGAAGCCATCCAGCTGTTTGGTGAGAACGACAAGACCCTCAAGCGGATCCGCGCCATGAGCGCAGCCAAGATCATCGCCAGAGGGGACACCATCACCATCAGCGGCGAAGCCGAGCAGGTTCAGCAAACCGAGAACTTCATCCGCGATCTCCTTGCCATCATCCGTCAGGGGGGTCAGATTGAAGACACCCTGGAACGCGCGAACGAACTGTCCGGTCAAGGCAAAAGTCTGTCGCAGGAAACCACCGTTTCCGGCGACCTGGTGCTTCCCAACAAACTCCGCCCCAAAACCGCGAACCAGACCCGTTATCTGGAAGCCATCAACCAGAATGACATTGTGTTCGGGATCGGTCCCGCCGGGACAGGCAAAACCTACCTGGCTGTGGCCATGGCTGTCGCCGCCTTAAAAGCCAGAAAAATCAAACGCATCATCCTGACCCGTCCTGCGGTGGAAGCTGGCGAACGCCTGGGCTTCCTTCCCGGAGACCTGCAGGCCAAAATTGACCCGTACCTGCGCCCCCTTTATGACGCGCTGTACGACATGCTGGACCAGGACCGTTTCGAGAGCTACCTGCAAAGTGGCGTGATCGAGGTGGCTCCTCTCGCGTTCATGCGCGGAAGAACTTTGAACGATGCTTTCATCATCCTGGACGAGGCCCAGAACACCACGCCAGAGCAGATGAAGATGTTCCTGACCCGCATGGGTTTCTCCAGCAAAGTGGTGGTGACCGGGGACGTGACCCAGGTGGATTTGCCCCGCAACGTCAAGAGCGGTCTGTCGGTGGCCAGAAAAACCCTGGAGAACATCGAGGGCATCCAGTTCCACCATTTCACCGAATCGGATGTGGTGCGCCACCCCCTGGTGGGCAAGATTGTGCGCGCTTACGAATCTGCAGAGGAAGAAGCGCTGGCCCTTAAAGAGCAGCGTCAGGCCGAGCGTGAGGCCCAAAATGCTTCCAGCCCTGCACCTGATGTGAATGACACCAACTGA
- the ybeY gene encoding rRNA maturation RNase YbeY codes for MIELVTNQEPPKGLKSKVRQAAKAVMQHYNIGRKSITLVLTGDEEIRALKKEHWGEDQATDVLTFPTWHPDDPFMPPHLGDILVSLDTAAKQAEARGHSLAREVALLVSHGLTHIMGYDHPHSEDFGFDETTSDPEWQPFIQASRIAYDVMDQPATR; via the coding sequence GTGATTGAGCTGGTGACAAATCAGGAACCCCCAAAAGGACTGAAAAGCAAGGTGCGTCAGGCCGCAAAAGCCGTGATGCAGCACTACAACATCGGACGCAAAAGCATCACCCTGGTGCTGACCGGAGATGAAGAAATCCGTGCCCTCAAAAAAGAGCACTGGGGCGAGGACCAGGCCACCGATGTGCTGACCTTCCCCACCTGGCATCCAGACGACCCCTTCATGCCACCCCATCTGGGAGACATCTTGGTGAGTCTGGACACTGCAGCAAAGCAGGCAGAGGCCAGAGGTCACTCCCTGGCCCGTGAGGTGGCTTTGCTGGTCTCCCACGGCCTCACCCACATCATGGGTTACGACCACCCCCACAGCGAAGATTTTGGCTTCGATGAAACCACCAGCGACCCAGAGTGGCAGCCTTTCATTCAGGCTTCCCGAATTGCATATGATGTGATGGACCAGCCCGCAACCCGTTGA
- a CDS encoding diacylglycerol kinase family protein, translated as MSSEDYSFKRLHFKKHPHTQLDAFRFAYEGIVYCIRTQRNFRIELVLAAVALGVSIWLRTGVATIVACIVSVLVLEMINTAIEATVDLFTDEYHPLARIAKDVAAGAVLVASLGAALIGAITLLPPLLEKLK; from the coding sequence ATGTCCAGCGAAGATTATTCGTTCAAGCGCCTGCACTTCAAAAAACACCCCCACACGCAACTGGACGCTTTCCGGTTTGCCTACGAGGGAATTGTGTATTGCATTCGCACCCAGCGCAATTTTCGGATTGAGCTGGTGCTGGCTGCAGTGGCCCTGGGGGTCAGCATCTGGCTGAGAACGGGCGTGGCCACCATTGTGGCCTGCATTGTCAGCGTGCTGGTGCTGGAAATGATCAACACGGCCATCGAAGCCACCGTGGATTTGTTCACTGACGAATACCACCCCCTGGCCCGCATTGCCAAGGATGTGGCTGCAGGGGCAGTGCTGGTGGCCTCTCTGGGCGCTGCATTGATTGGTGCCATCACCCTGCTCCCCCCCTTACTGGAGAAACTGAAATGA
- the cdd gene encoding cytidine deaminase produces MMDPVLAEQAKIAFKQAYAPFSRFHVGAAVRTPSGKVFFGANVENSSYGLARCAEQSAVQTMVSNGEREFTEVVVYSEATPPASPCGACRQILFEFSPEAKVYCFNHLGDVIEGTVKDFLPHGFRLNPER; encoded by the coding sequence ATGATGGATCCCGTCCTGGCCGAACAGGCCAAAATCGCTTTCAAACAGGCTTACGCTCCCTTTTCCCGCTTCCATGTGGGTGCTGCTGTCAGAACCCCTTCAGGCAAAGTTTTCTTCGGGGCCAATGTGGAAAACAGCAGCTATGGTCTGGCCCGCTGCGCCGAACAGAGCGCCGTGCAAACCATGGTCAGCAACGGAGAGCGTGAATTCACTGAAGTGGTGGTCTACTCCGAAGCCACCCCTCCAGCTTCCCCCTGCGGAGCCTGCCGCCAGATCCTCTTTGAATTCTCCCCAGAAGCAAAGGTGTACTGCTTCAACCATCTGGGAGACGTCATTGAGGGCACCGTGAAGGACTTCCTGCCGCACGGGTTCAGGTTGAATCCAGAGCGATAA